A genomic stretch from Ovis canadensis isolate MfBH-ARS-UI-01 breed Bighorn chromosome 5, ARS-UI_OviCan_v2, whole genome shotgun sequence includes:
- the LOC138441675 gene encoding olfactory receptor 7A17-like has product MEPDNDTQLLEFLLLGLSEKVKVQPLIFGLFLSTYLITMFGNLLIILAITSDAHLHTPMYFFLSNLSFVDICFTSTTIPKMLWNIWTQSKVISYKECITQIYFLILFAVLDIVLLTVMAYDRFVAICQPLHYTVIMNPQLCGLLVLISWIISVLNSLLQSLMLLRLSFCTNIEIPHFFCELNHMVQLACSDTFLNNTVMYFAAVLLCGGPFFGILCSYSKIVSSICRISSAQGKYKAFSTCVSHLTIVSLFYCTMLGVYLSSAATHNAHSSATASVMYTVITPMLNPSIYSLRNKDMKRALKALFVKGNI; this is encoded by the coding sequence ATGGAACCAGACAATGATACGCAACTTCTAGaatttctccttctgggactttcAGAGAAAGTAAAAGTACAGCCCCTCATATTTGGGCTTTTCCTCTCCACGTACTTGATCACTATGTTTGGAAACCTGCTCATCATCTTGGCCATCACTTCAGATGCCCACCTGCACacacccatgtacttcttcctctccaacctgTCCTTTGTGGACATCTgtttcacctccaccaccatcccaAAGATGCTATGGAATATCTGGACACAAAGCAAAGTTATCAGCTATAAAGAATGCATcacacagatttattttctcatccTCTTTGCAGTGTTGGACATCGTCCTCCTGAccgtgatggcctatgaccgctttgTGGCCATTTGTCAACCTCTCCACTACACAGTCATCATGAACCCCCAGCTCTGTGGACTACTGGTGCTGATATCTTGGATCATAAGTGTCCTGAATTCTTTGTTACAAAGCTTAATGTTGTTGCGACTGTCCTTCTGCACAAACATTGAAATTCCCCACTTTTTCTGTGAACTCAATCATATGGTCCAACTTGCCTGTTCTGACACATTTCTTAATAACACAGTGATGTATTTTGCAGCTGTCCTGCTGTGTGGTGGTCCCTTCTTTGGTATCCTTTGTTCATATTCTAAAATAGTTTCCTCTATATGCAGAATCTCATCTGCTCAGGGGaaatataaagcattttccaCCTGTGTGTCTCACCTCACCATTGTCTCCTTATTTTATTGTACGATGCTTGGAGTGTACCTTAGCTCTGCAGCTACCCACAATGCACACTCAAGTGCAACAGCCTCGGTGATGTACACAGTCATCACACCCATGCTGAACCCCTCCATCTACAGCCTGAGGAATAAAGACATGAAGAGGGCTCTGAAAGCATTGTTTGTGAAGGGAAATATATAA